From Woronichinia naegeliana WA131, the proteins below share one genomic window:
- a CDS encoding transposase, with translation MVSKAITVFKVALSRSQESAKQMLGEDYQGIVVSDRYSSYNWLDVNQRQVCWAHRANESKF, from the coding sequence TTGGTTAGTAAAGCTATTACGGTATTTAAAGTTGCTTTAAGCCGTTCTCAAGAATCAGCAAAGCAGATGTTGGGAGAAGATTATCAGGGCATTGTGGTATCTGACCGTTACAGTAGCTACAACTGGTTGGATGTCAATCAGCGTCAAGTCTGTTGGGCCCACAGGGCAAACGAATCTAAATTCTAG